The following proteins are encoded in a genomic region of Neomicrococcus aestuarii:
- a CDS encoding ABC transporter permease, with amino-acid sequence MSIDQKIEESMPRSSAEIAEVPSASASSSVKARPRITAQTLTRAIAPVTLGVILFAFSVMTPTFLTSGNLVSVISQMALLALVATGLTIVIRAGGIDLSIGVALDLGALASAALIYDGYRAWVAVVGGLLAALIVGLINAGLVVLLRIPPFLATLSIWFVGTSVQQLFTSGGAPIYLSAPRVPEGFAVIGRGYWLEIDAAVINFLVVAVVVGLLLGVTRFGRRLTHTGEQPGAALLSGLKTKRLIASSYVLCSLIAGFAGVILASRTNSFVPGSGQAYLMDAIGAVCIGATLSRFGRVSVPGTLVGVLIFALLSNGMNLIGLSFFWQGLGRGIVLLAILVIAALLAKQEGRTFELTRWITTKKTSPEGASS; translated from the coding sequence GTGAGTATTGACCAGAAAATCGAAGAGTCCATGCCTCGTTCGTCAGCCGAAATAGCTGAAGTACCGAGCGCTTCGGCCAGTTCCAGTGTGAAGGCGCGCCCGCGGATCACGGCTCAAACGCTGACACGAGCAATCGCTCCGGTCACGCTTGGTGTCATTCTCTTCGCCTTCAGCGTTATGACCCCCACGTTTCTCACTAGCGGAAACTTGGTCTCTGTCATCAGCCAGATGGCGTTACTAGCCCTTGTAGCAACGGGACTCACGATCGTGATTCGTGCTGGCGGTATCGATCTCTCCATCGGAGTAGCTTTGGATCTTGGGGCGCTTGCTTCCGCAGCATTGATCTACGACGGTTACCGGGCGTGGGTTGCCGTGGTCGGCGGCTTGCTGGCCGCACTCATTGTGGGACTCATCAACGCAGGACTCGTTGTCCTTTTGAGAATCCCCCCGTTCCTCGCCACCTTGAGCATTTGGTTCGTCGGTACGAGCGTTCAACAGCTGTTCACGAGCGGCGGAGCCCCGATCTATTTATCTGCACCACGCGTTCCCGAAGGATTCGCAGTCATTGGTCGGGGATATTGGCTAGAGATAGATGCAGCTGTCATCAACTTTTTAGTTGTCGCAGTAGTCGTAGGGCTTCTCTTGGGAGTTACACGATTTGGACGCCGGCTTACTCACACAGGCGAACAGCCAGGCGCAGCACTATTGAGCGGACTCAAAACCAAGCGCCTCATTGCCAGCAGCTATGTGCTCTGCTCACTAATTGCTGGATTTGCCGGTGTGATTCTTGCATCGCGCACAAACAGCTTTGTTCCGGGCAGCGGCCAGGCTTACCTCATGGATGCGATTGGAGCCGTCTGCATCGGGGCAACTCTTAGCCGATTCGGACGCGTCAGTGTCCCAGGAACCCTTGTCGGCGTTCTCATTTTCGCTCTATTGAGCAATGGAATGAACCTCATTGGTTTGTCCTTCTTCTGGCAGGGACTTGGCCGCGGCATCGTCTTGCTGGCGATCCTCGTGATTGCAGCACTTCTTGCCAAGCAGGAAGGACGAACGTTCGAACTCACTCGGTGGATTACCACTAAGAAAACTAGCCCCGAAGGAGCTTCTTCATGA
- the sdhA gene encoding succinate dehydrogenase flavoprotein subunit, translated as MQVHKFDVVIVGAGGAGMRAAIESGQRARTAVLTKLYPTRSHTGAAQGGMCAALANVEEDNWEWHTFDTIKGGDYLVDQDAAEVMAKEAIDAVLDLEKMGLPFNRTPEGKIDQRRFGGHTRDHGKAPVRRACYAADRTGHMILQTLYQNCVKHNVEFYNEYYVLDLLIVEEDATREDGTPYKQKRVAGVVSYDLASGELHVFQAKSVVFATGGAGKVFKTTSNAHTLTGDGMGIAFRRGIPLEDMEFVQFHPTGLAGLGILLSEAARGEGGILRNADGERFMERYAPTIKDLAPRDIVARSMANEVREGRGAGPNKDYVLLDLTHLEPAHIDAKLPDITEFARTYLGVEPYTEPVPVFPTAHYVMGGIPTNIKGEVLQDNDTVIPGLYAAGEVACVSVHGSNRLGTNSLLDINVFGKRSGISAAEYARNAEFVELPENSENDTVALLESIRNGNGTEKIAVLRKELQDSMDLNMQVFRTGESIAQALADIESLRQRYKNISIQDKGKRFNLDLLEAVELGFLLDLAEVMTVSALHREESRGGHYREDFPDRNDERFMKHTMMYMDQSAETEGVKGMRVETKPVVFTRYEPMERKY; from the coding sequence ATGCAGGTACATAAGTTTGACGTTGTCATCGTCGGCGCCGGTGGCGCTGGCATGCGCGCAGCGATCGAATCAGGACAGCGCGCTCGCACCGCCGTTCTAACCAAGCTTTACCCCACCCGCTCCCACACCGGCGCAGCACAGGGCGGCATGTGTGCAGCCCTCGCCAACGTGGAAGAGGACAACTGGGAATGGCACACCTTTGACACCATCAAGGGTGGCGACTACCTCGTAGACCAGGACGCAGCAGAAGTTATGGCTAAAGAAGCCATCGATGCTGTGCTTGACCTCGAGAAGATGGGCTTGCCGTTCAACCGTACGCCGGAAGGCAAGATCGACCAACGTCGCTTCGGTGGCCACACCCGTGACCACGGCAAGGCACCTGTTCGCCGTGCGTGCTACGCAGCAGACCGTACCGGTCACATGATTCTTCAGACCTTGTACCAAAACTGCGTCAAGCACAACGTTGAGTTCTACAACGAGTACTACGTACTTGACCTCCTCATCGTTGAAGAAGACGCGACTCGCGAAGACGGCACGCCGTACAAGCAGAAGCGCGTTGCAGGCGTTGTCTCCTACGACCTCGCTTCCGGCGAACTTCACGTCTTCCAGGCCAAGTCGGTTGTCTTCGCCACCGGTGGCGCTGGCAAGGTCTTCAAGACCACCTCTAACGCTCACACCTTGACTGGTGACGGTATGGGCATCGCGTTCCGCCGCGGTATCCCACTCGAGGACATGGAATTCGTGCAGTTCCACCCGACCGGCCTCGCCGGCTTGGGCATCTTGCTTTCCGAAGCAGCTCGAGGCGAAGGTGGCATCCTCCGTAACGCTGACGGTGAGCGCTTCATGGAGCGTTACGCTCCAACCATCAAGGACTTGGCTCCTCGTGACATCGTTGCCCGCTCTATGGCTAATGAGGTTCGCGAAGGCCGCGGTGCTGGCCCGAACAAGGACTACGTCCTCTTGGACCTCACCCACCTTGAGCCTGCTCACATCGATGCCAAGCTCCCGGACATCACCGAATTCGCTCGCACGTACTTGGGCGTTGAGCCTTACACCGAGCCAGTTCCAGTGTTCCCAACGGCGCACTACGTCATGGGCGGTATCCCAACCAACATCAAGGGCGAAGTTCTCCAGGACAATGACACCGTCATTCCTGGCCTCTATGCCGCTGGTGAGGTTGCTTGCGTGTCCGTTCACGGTTCCAACCGTTTGGGCACCAACTCGCTCCTCGACATCAACGTGTTCGGCAAGCGCTCCGGCATCTCTGCCGCTGAGTATGCTCGCAACGCCGAGTTCGTTGAGCTACCTGAGAACTCTGAGAACGACACCGTCGCTCTTCTTGAGTCCATCCGCAACGGCAACGGCACCGAGAAGATCGCTGTTCTCCGTAAGGAACTTCAGGACAGCATGGACCTCAACATGCAGGTGTTCCGCACCGGCGAGTCCATTGCTCAGGCCTTGGCCGACATCGAGTCTTTGCGCCAGCGCTACAAGAACATCTCGATCCAGGACAAGGGCAAGCGCTTCAATCTGGACCTCCTCGAGGCCGTTGAGCTGGGCTTCTTGCTCGACTTGGCTGAAGTCATGACGGTGTCTGCATTGCACCGTGAAGAGTCCCGCGGTGGTCACTACCGTGAAGACTTCCCGGACCGCAACGACGAGCGCTTCATGAAGCACACCATGATGTACATGGACCAGTCTGCAGAGACCGAAGGCGTCAAGGGTATGCGCGTTGAAACGAAGCCTGTGGTCTTCACCCGTTACGAGCCGATGGAGCGTAAGTACTAA
- a CDS encoding succinate dehydrogenase iron-sulfur subunit codes for MSTVEPASKIDLKTDGGSGEIPSFDITLKVRRYDPEFSEEAKWDEYTLTMYGTDRVLDALHKVKWEIDGSLSFRRSCAHGVCGSDAMRINGRNRLACKTLLKDLDTSKPITVEPIKGLPVEKDLIVDMEPFFQSYREIMPFLITKGHEPSKERYQSPEDRERFDDTTKCILCAACTSSCPVFWTDGQYFGPAAIVNAHRFIFDSRDEAGDMRLEILNDKEGVWRCRTTFNCTEACPRGIQVTKAISEVKQAILARQF; via the coding sequence ATGAGCACCGTAGAACCAGCATCCAAGATTGACCTCAAGACTGACGGCGGCAGCGGAGAGATCCCATCGTTCGACATCACCTTGAAGGTGCGTCGCTACGATCCAGAGTTCTCTGAAGAAGCAAAGTGGGACGAATATACGCTCACGATGTACGGCACGGACCGCGTGCTTGATGCTCTTCACAAGGTGAAGTGGGAGATCGACGGCTCGTTGTCCTTCCGCCGCTCTTGCGCTCACGGTGTGTGTGGCTCTGACGCCATGCGCATCAACGGCCGCAACCGCCTTGCGTGCAAGACCCTCCTCAAGGACTTGGACACCTCCAAGCCCATCACCGTTGAGCCCATCAAGGGCCTTCCGGTGGAGAAGGACCTCATCGTGGATATGGAACCTTTCTTCCAGTCCTACCGCGAGATCATGCCGTTCTTGATCACCAAGGGACACGAGCCTTCCAAGGAGCGCTACCAGTCCCCTGAGGATCGCGAGCGCTTCGATGACACCACCAAGTGCATCCTCTGCGCTGCGTGCACGTCTTCGTGCCCAGTGTTCTGGACCGATGGCCAGTACTTTGGCCCGGCAGCGATCGTGAACGCTCACCGCTTCATCTTCGACTCCCGTGACGAAGCCGGCGACATGCGTCTCGAAATCCTCAATGACAAGGAAGGTGTGTGGCGCTGCCGCACCACCTTTAACTGTACCGAGGCCTGCCCACGCGGCATCCAGGTCACCAAGGCCATCTCGGAAGTCAAGCAGGCTATCCTGGCTCGCCAGTTCTAA
- a CDS encoding acyl-CoA dehydrogenase family protein translates to MTTTAIQALPRVPYQGNASADELAYWNGIARNVANELQKDVLERDRANQQPHKEVQLLKDSGLLNLLVPAEFGGAGGHWETAFNAVRIISSVDGSIGQLLAYHYINQSGIAFYALPETQPAWWQATLNGNWLWGDSVNPVDPDLTLTADGDGYRLNGFKHFSTGSGVGDVIVFNALVADGINQGKIIAFVLETTREGLELVDDWDNLGQRLTGSGSVRNTNVRINPVDVLGEVTDEPISTILTPSIQLAFSNFYLGSAEGALTRGREILLGRKNSWFLSGVDTYAQDKIFQRTLGELKARTAAVAALAEKLNKKFDDVAARQGALTSEERWAYANEIAELKVVSTEIGIEVSNRIYEVTGASSTKNSVGLDLYWRNVRTHTLHDPVDYKKIEVGAYYLNGEVPPLSLYT, encoded by the coding sequence ATGACCACCACGGCCATCCAAGCCCTACCGCGTGTCCCGTATCAGGGAAATGCATCCGCCGACGAGCTCGCGTACTGGAACGGCATTGCTCGCAATGTCGCCAACGAGCTTCAGAAGGATGTTCTGGAACGCGATCGCGCCAACCAGCAGCCACACAAAGAAGTCCAGCTCCTGAAGGACAGCGGTCTTCTCAACTTGTTGGTGCCAGCAGAATTCGGTGGCGCCGGCGGACACTGGGAAACGGCTTTCAACGCTGTCCGCATCATCTCTAGCGTCGACGGCTCCATCGGTCAGCTGCTTGCTTACCACTACATCAACCAGAGCGGCATCGCGTTCTACGCGCTTCCTGAAACGCAACCAGCGTGGTGGCAAGCAACGCTGAACGGTAACTGGCTCTGGGGCGACTCGGTCAACCCGGTTGACCCCGACCTCACGCTAACGGCAGATGGTGACGGCTACCGCCTGAACGGTTTCAAGCACTTCTCCACGGGTTCCGGCGTCGGCGATGTCATCGTCTTCAACGCGCTAGTCGCTGACGGAATCAACCAGGGCAAGATCATCGCGTTCGTTCTCGAGACCACGCGTGAAGGCCTCGAGTTGGTGGATGACTGGGACAACCTCGGCCAGCGCCTTACGGGTTCCGGAAGCGTTCGGAACACCAATGTTCGCATCAATCCCGTGGATGTTCTCGGCGAAGTCACCGACGAACCCATCTCCACCATCCTGACTCCTAGCATCCAGTTGGCGTTCTCCAACTTCTACCTTGGGTCTGCCGAAGGTGCCTTGACGCGTGGCCGCGAGATCCTTCTCGGCCGCAAGAACTCTTGGTTCCTCTCCGGTGTAGATACGTACGCGCAGGACAAGATTTTCCAGCGTACGCTCGGCGAATTGAAGGCGCGCACCGCCGCGGTTGCCGCACTTGCGGAAAAGCTGAATAAGAAATTCGACGACGTCGCAGCTCGCCAAGGTGCCCTCACTTCCGAAGAGCGCTGGGCTTACGCGAATGAGATCGCTGAGCTCAAGGTAGTTTCGACCGAAATCGGCATCGAGGTTTCCAACCGTATTTACGAGGTCACCGGCGCTAGCTCCACCAAGAACAGCGTTGGCCTTGACCTTTATTGGCGCAACGTACGCACGCACACGCTTCACGATCCCGTGGACTACAAGAAGATCGAGGTTGGTGCTTATTACCTCAACGGAGAAGTTCCGCCACTTTCCCTTTACACCTAA
- a CDS encoding substrate-binding domain-containing protein — MINGRKFAALFSVSALALAVGISGCSLKEPVQPASAPVGAVAGAASEVELAEVPSLEGKTIGIAAKDILHDYSRGVYQELEARIKELGGKVIATQAEAKDDKHVANVENLITQKPDAIVVILGDAQTLTPALAKVDAAGIPLFTIDFQTPYSKNNVTSDNWNIGTHLARTLAEDIGGNGEILAFNGFPGVTPCRIRYESLLLVLKDYPEIKIIEPELQDKYEDTIEDAKNQISDQLRRLPEGSVDAIWSCWDMPLIGAAQALDTANREEIGLYGVDAEPGALDLIADPNSAYQFTVGQPTDAIAVRSAENIARFLGGEEDKVRKTTYVDPIFIDKENVAKVRADLGI; from the coding sequence GTGATTAACGGACGCAAATTTGCTGCACTTTTTTCAGTGTCTGCGCTCGCGCTTGCAGTTGGAATTTCCGGCTGCTCGCTCAAAGAACCCGTGCAACCTGCTTCTGCACCCGTAGGCGCAGTGGCAGGAGCAGCAAGTGAAGTGGAACTAGCCGAAGTTCCATCCCTCGAGGGCAAGACCATTGGAATTGCGGCCAAAGACATCTTGCATGATTACAGTCGAGGCGTCTATCAGGAGCTAGAAGCACGTATTAAGGAACTCGGCGGTAAGGTCATCGCGACTCAGGCGGAAGCCAAGGATGACAAACATGTGGCGAATGTCGAGAATCTCATCACTCAAAAGCCAGATGCGATCGTAGTGATCCTAGGCGATGCTCAAACTCTGACACCTGCGTTAGCAAAGGTGGACGCCGCTGGAATTCCGCTTTTCACCATTGACTTTCAGACGCCTTACAGCAAGAACAACGTAACGAGCGATAACTGGAACATTGGCACCCATTTGGCTCGGACGCTAGCCGAAGATATCGGTGGAAATGGCGAGATTCTCGCGTTCAATGGGTTCCCAGGTGTCACGCCCTGCCGCATCAGATACGAGAGTCTGCTGTTAGTTCTCAAGGACTATCCAGAGATCAAGATCATCGAACCGGAACTTCAAGATAAATACGAAGACACCATCGAAGACGCAAAGAATCAGATCTCGGATCAGTTGCGCCGCCTGCCGGAAGGGTCCGTAGACGCCATCTGGTCCTGCTGGGATATGCCACTGATCGGTGCGGCGCAGGCCCTCGACACGGCGAACCGAGAGGAAATTGGCCTATACGGCGTGGACGCCGAACCTGGTGCCTTGGATCTCATCGCAGATCCGAATAGCGCATACCAGTTCACCGTCGGGCAGCCGACAGATGCCATTGCTGTCCGTTCTGCGGAAAATATCGCCCGCTTCCTCGGCGGAGAAGAAGACAAAGTTCGGAAAACCACCTACGTCGATCCCATCTTCATCGACAAGGAAAATGTTGCGAAGGTGCGTGCTGACCTTGGAATCTAA
- a CDS encoding succinate dehydrogenase hydrophobic membrane anchor subunit — MSTTEFVAPRTGRIDSKYNRATTGRGRFEMIAWLFMRLSGVVLVVLIFGHLFTNLLVDEGVRGIDFGFVAGKWADPVWQFWDLAMLWLAMLHGTNGLRTIINDYAEKDGTRFWLKLVLYIATAVIVVLGTLVIFTFDPCIPGSALEVCK; from the coding sequence ATGAGCACTACAGAATTTGTAGCTCCCCGCACGGGTCGCATTGATTCCAAGTACAACCGCGCCACCACGGGACGCGGCCGCTTCGAGATGATCGCATGGTTGTTCATGCGCCTCTCCGGCGTCGTCTTGGTAGTCCTGATCTTCGGTCACCTCTTCACCAACCTTCTGGTTGACGAAGGTGTGCGCGGCATCGACTTCGGCTTCGTCGCCGGCAAGTGGGCTGACCCGGTATGGCAGTTCTGGGACCTCGCCATGCTGTGGCTCGCCATGTTGCACGGCACCAACGGTCTGCGCACCATCATCAACGACTACGCAGAGAAGGATGGCACGCGCTTCTGGCTCAAGCTTGTCCTCTACATTGCAACCGCCGTGATTGTGGTTCTGGGCACGCTGGTCATCTTCACGTTTGACCCATGCATCCCTGGCTCCGCACTGGAAGTCTGCAAATAA
- a CDS encoding ABC transporter permease produces MSVLTASATTSSTTSAPGKTSGKFFGKLGYIALAAVLVIFTLGSPYFLTYGNIITILTQASVFAVAGVGLAIVIICGGDDVLSGGIDLSSGAVAGLSGAVTAVLTVSGANTFLAILGGFGTALVIGLINGASVLLGLRPLLATLATMGIATSLELVVSNNIKVVAEGSLFVALREGTFLGLPLSAWTLLLVGAVSWAIYSRSSWGINSYAVGQNPTAATVAGISVNKYRFSSYLISSLLAGVAGVLLISRLSAAVPGIGGQILLDIILVSYMSIIFSNRLLVSVPGTVLAAIFVAALSNGLTLIGVESQWVGAAKGLLILVVLASVTLKGRSAK; encoded by the coding sequence ATGAGCGTCCTCACTGCATCCGCAACCACCAGTTCCACGACGTCCGCACCAGGAAAGACAAGTGGGAAGTTCTTCGGAAAGCTTGGGTACATCGCCCTTGCAGCTGTACTCGTCATTTTTACTCTTGGGTCCCCCTATTTCCTGACATACGGAAACATCATCACCATCCTCACGCAGGCGTCGGTTTTTGCTGTTGCCGGCGTGGGGTTGGCGATCGTCATCATTTGCGGCGGTGACGACGTCTTGAGCGGTGGTATCGATCTTTCAAGCGGAGCTGTGGCCGGTCTCTCTGGCGCCGTCACGGCTGTGTTGACCGTCAGCGGCGCCAATACTTTTCTTGCCATTCTTGGTGGATTCGGAACCGCCTTGGTGATCGGTTTGATCAACGGAGCCTCCGTGCTGCTTGGCCTCCGCCCACTTCTAGCAACACTCGCCACCATGGGTATAGCAACGTCTTTGGAATTGGTGGTCAGCAACAACATCAAAGTTGTCGCCGAAGGTTCACTATTTGTTGCCCTTCGTGAGGGAACTTTCTTGGGACTACCGCTGAGCGCCTGGACGCTTCTCCTCGTGGGAGCGGTTTCCTGGGCAATTTATAGCCGTAGCTCTTGGGGAATCAACAGTTACGCAGTGGGCCAAAACCCCACGGCTGCAACCGTCGCCGGAATTTCCGTCAATAAATACCGCTTCTCCAGTTACCTCATTAGTTCATTATTGGCCGGCGTCGCAGGTGTTCTCCTGATTTCGCGACTATCCGCGGCTGTTCCAGGTATTGGCGGTCAGATTCTCCTGGACATCATTCTGGTGAGCTACATGTCCATCATTTTCTCGAATCGTCTGCTCGTTAGTGTTCCCGGGACCGTTCTAGCCGCAATTTTCGTTGCCGCGCTAAGCAACGGACTCACACTGATAGGCGTGGAGAGCCAGTGGGTTGGTGCCGCTAAGGGTCTCTTGATCCTTGTTGTGCTCGCCTCAGTAACTTTGAAGGGGCGATCCGCCAAGTGA
- a CDS encoding sugar ABC transporter ATP-binding protein → MESNLEPLLSLSGITKRFGAVTVLSDVSLDLHSGEVLGLVGENGAGKSTLIKVLTGLYAADEGSIRLNSELVSINRPADAEALGIAVIHQERHFAPQLRVYEQLFLGLPQLSGALSNLRKVAREASVKITEVTGQSLDPHALVSELTVAQQQLIQITRAVLSSPKVLILDEPTAPLASKEVSQLFDVVRRLQAQGVGIIFVSHYLQELEEITDRVTVLRNGLKVADVRFQDGATIAQIVELMVGRHVTEFDHGRIPRKAQSNSAVLRLSGLTSSGSLTDVSLTVHAGEIVGVTGLVGSGIENLADAVVGAKSHTGSVHVREHEVQSPAEFVSFGGGIVPSNRRANGAFQRSTVRENLVVSSLSRLGRLFGLTNVAKERAVSRALISQLDVRPTDPEYVVGNLSGGNQQKVVLGKWLASEASVLVLDQPTSGVDVGSRTQIYEQLNSLVDSGAGALVVTVDLEELVGIADRILVLYRGRIVAELSGHDVTTDQILRLASSGDASSNERVKELA, encoded by the coding sequence TTGGAATCTAACCTCGAGCCACTACTGTCCTTAAGCGGCATCACGAAAAGATTTGGCGCTGTAACGGTCCTTTCGGACGTGTCATTGGACCTCCACTCGGGAGAAGTCCTTGGTCTCGTTGGTGAGAACGGAGCGGGAAAGTCCACCCTCATCAAGGTCCTGACAGGACTGTATGCAGCTGACGAGGGGTCGATCCGCCTGAACAGCGAACTCGTAAGCATCAATCGCCCGGCTGACGCCGAGGCGCTGGGCATTGCTGTGATCCACCAAGAGCGACATTTTGCTCCTCAGCTTCGTGTCTACGAACAACTATTCTTGGGCCTCCCCCAACTGTCTGGAGCACTTAGCAATCTTCGAAAGGTTGCTCGCGAAGCATCGGTAAAGATCACTGAAGTCACGGGTCAGTCCCTTGACCCGCATGCACTCGTTTCGGAGCTCACGGTTGCACAACAACAGCTCATTCAAATAACAAGGGCAGTACTTTCCTCCCCGAAAGTTCTCATCCTGGATGAGCCCACAGCACCTCTGGCTTCTAAAGAGGTTAGCCAGCTCTTTGACGTAGTGCGTCGGCTCCAGGCTCAGGGTGTGGGAATCATTTTCGTCTCCCACTATCTGCAAGAGCTCGAAGAAATCACTGACCGAGTAACCGTTCTTAGAAACGGTCTCAAAGTTGCGGACGTACGCTTCCAAGACGGTGCAACCATTGCCCAGATTGTTGAGCTGATGGTCGGTCGACACGTCACAGAATTTGATCACGGTCGCATCCCACGAAAAGCCCAGTCAAACAGTGCCGTCTTGCGATTGTCCGGCTTAACTTCTTCAGGATCTTTGACTGATGTTTCTCTGACCGTCCACGCAGGCGAGATCGTAGGTGTAACGGGACTCGTCGGCTCAGGAATTGAAAATCTTGCGGATGCCGTCGTCGGAGCCAAATCACATACGGGTTCTGTCCACGTTCGTGAACACGAGGTGCAAAGCCCGGCAGAGTTTGTATCTTTCGGCGGCGGAATCGTCCCTTCTAACCGCCGCGCTAACGGCGCTTTCCAGAGGAGTACGGTACGTGAAAATCTGGTCGTCTCCAGCTTGAGTCGTTTGGGTAGGTTGTTCGGGCTTACAAACGTGGCGAAGGAACGGGCTGTTTCCCGTGCTCTTATCTCCCAGCTCGATGTACGTCCAACGGACCCCGAATATGTGGTTGGAAACCTCTCTGGTGGTAACCAGCAGAAGGTGGTGCTTGGTAAGTGGTTGGCAAGTGAAGCGAGTGTATTGGTCCTTGATCAGCCGACTTCCGGGGTTGATGTGGGAAGCCGCACTCAAATCTACGAACAACTAAACAGCCTCGTGGATTCCGGCGCCGGTGCACTTGTCGTCACCGTTGATCTGGAAGAACTAGTGGGCATCGCGGATCGTATCCTCGTCCTGTATCGCGGCCGCATCGTTGCCGAGCTCTCAGGACATGACGTAACGACGGATCAAATCTTAAGGTTGGCGTCCTCGGGCGACGCCAGCTCCAACGAACGAGTAAAGGAGTTGGCATGA
- a CDS encoding LLM class flavin-dependent oxidoreductase: protein MSKRISLNAFDMTCVSHQSPGLWRHPDNRADEYNTIEYWTDLAKILERGKFDALFLADVLGIYDVYKNSSAPALIDADQVPLNDPFMQVSAMASVTKNLAFAVTSALTYEQPYALARKFSTLDHLTRGRIGWNVVTSYLESAARNLGYKKQLDHDARYDLADEFMEVVYKLWEGSWEDGAVVRDRERGVFTDPSKVHPINHAGEHFNVPGIHLSEPSVQRTPAIFQAGASSRGRRFGAQHGEGVFLNSINTDVTRKQTDAFRDELELVGRPRDAAKMFALVTTVVADSDAAAEKLFKEYQSYSSQEGSMTFYGGWSGLDLSQYATDQELAYIDTNAARSALSIFTVANPNKRWTPGDIAEYLGVGGIGPVFVGSPETVADEVERWVDDSGLDGINLAYAITPGSFEQFTDLVVPELQKRGRVWDEYEGNTLREYVAGEGNKRVADSHPAAQYRNAYVGLPSAADSAATDSPENVLSR, encoded by the coding sequence ATGAGCAAGCGCATCAGCCTTAACGCCTTTGATATGACCTGCGTTTCCCACCAAAGTCCCGGGCTCTGGCGACACCCGGACAATCGAGCGGATGAGTACAACACCATCGAGTATTGGACAGACCTCGCAAAGATCCTTGAACGCGGAAAATTTGATGCACTCTTCCTCGCTGATGTGCTGGGAATCTATGACGTCTATAAAAACTCCAGCGCTCCAGCGCTCATCGACGCAGATCAAGTGCCGCTCAATGACCCATTTATGCAAGTTTCAGCGATGGCATCCGTTACAAAAAACCTCGCTTTCGCGGTCACTAGCGCACTCACCTACGAACAGCCGTACGCGCTGGCCCGAAAGTTCTCCACTCTCGATCACCTCACCCGAGGCCGCATCGGTTGGAATGTCGTCACGAGCTACCTTGAGTCAGCGGCGCGAAACTTGGGATACAAGAAGCAACTCGATCATGATGCCCGCTATGACCTAGCGGACGAGTTCATGGAGGTTGTCTATAAGCTCTGGGAAGGTTCTTGGGAAGACGGTGCAGTAGTTCGAGACCGCGAGCGCGGCGTCTTCACCGATCCGTCTAAGGTCCACCCCATCAATCATGCTGGAGAACACTTCAACGTCCCCGGCATTCATCTGTCCGAACCGTCCGTTCAGCGAACGCCTGCGATCTTCCAAGCGGGTGCTTCCAGTCGCGGCCGTAGATTCGGCGCGCAGCACGGTGAAGGGGTCTTCCTAAACTCCATCAATACGGACGTGACACGCAAGCAGACGGACGCTTTTCGAGATGAACTAGAGCTTGTTGGCCGCCCGAGAGACGCGGCCAAGATGTTTGCTCTCGTCACAACCGTGGTCGCCGATTCTGACGCTGCAGCTGAGAAGCTCTTCAAGGAGTATCAGTCCTATTCATCTCAAGAGGGCTCAATGACCTTCTACGGAGGATGGTCGGGCTTGGACTTGAGCCAATACGCTACCGATCAGGAACTTGCGTACATTGACACCAATGCGGCGCGCTCTGCTCTGTCCATTTTCACTGTGGCAAACCCGAACAAACGTTGGACTCCCGGAGACATTGCGGAGTATTTGGGCGTAGGTGGCATCGGTCCCGTCTTTGTTGGCTCGCCCGAAACTGTGGCTGATGAGGTCGAACGCTGGGTTGATGACTCTGGACTTGATGGCATCAACCTTGCCTACGCCATCACGCCAGGGTCTTTCGAACAATTCACGGATCTCGTTGTCCCAGAACTTCAAAAGCGGGGACGAGTGTGGGACGAGTACGAAGGAAACACGCTTCGTGAATATGTAGCCGGTGAAGGAAACAAGCGTGTGGCAGACTCACACCCTGCCGCCCAATACCGTAACGCTTACGTTGGCTTGCCGTCCGCAGCAGATTCAGCCGCCACCGATTCTCCGGAAAACGTGTTGTCGCGATAA